The DNA sequence AAACCGAACCAAACTAAATTAATGTTGAATGGTTTTGTTCTAGCGGATTAGGTTTaaactcaattatttcttcagtttcatttttttagcATTTTAGAGGAATTACAACAATTAAAATATGACGAAATTGTAGTAATTAATGatctcttaactttaacccaattggagtaatggtgcctcaactaaaaattcatgtctAGTAGTCCCTTAATTCATTAAAACGTGTAGTTATGATCATTTTTGTCAACTCTGTTAGAACTTTCATCAAAATGTCACGTGCTACGCACATGAGGCCGTATCAATGGGCAAACatggaaaaccaaatgaaaaaaattatagcaatggtccctcaactttaatccaattggagcaattgtccctcaactttaacccaattgtagcaatgatccttccaaCATGAGTCATTTTCATGGAATTCTAACAGAGCGGGTGAAAATAACCATagatgcacgttttgatgagttaagggaccgatgatcatgaatttttagttgaagaaccattgctaaaattaggttaaaattgatgaaccattgctacaattttctcttaaaatatcattatttgttacctatattttcatttttagtaCACCAAATTCATGGTACAtgtcattaaaattcaaaatttatgggcaatttgataacaattttgttttcaatttttagttttaaatttttttaattgataattGAAAACTTGTTTGATAACTGAAATGTAAATACTGAAAACAAAGGTTATCAATACGCCTCTTAGTAATAAATATAGTTACAACTCAAAAATCAACAACTTCAATATTTCATCAATCATCAGATTCAACATCCTTACCTAGTTATTAGCCAATAAGAAATTACTTGTGTAAAgaaatacatataaataataataaggaATTGATTTTCAAACACCGTTTTTCGTCACGCCTATCTTTATTTGTGGTTATTAAACTAAAACAATGAGCATGATTAAACCAAGATgtataaaatcattttttttatactaatatgttagTGGTCGCTCTGATTCGATTTAGGTcagtttttacttttcacaaaTGAATTCATTACGATTCTACATAATTTTAAACCGTAACcctttttttggttaaaacaaaaccaaaataaacaCAATTTACTCAAAAACTAAGTTACGTGTAATATTTTCATGTATAGAAATTTTTACATGCCACCGTCATTTATCATTAAATTCTGGTCAATGTTATACAAAACTTCATattatatgaaagaaaaatgaaaactacaCACCTCCTTGTATACCTCCTTTAATTTTTGCCATCCAGTTGAAGTATGCAAGGAGAGAAAAATGTTAATGTGATTAGCATTTCTCTATATTCCGTAGTCACATTTATCCCCCACACACTAACTTGCGCGTTGGATAGACTTCCTCACAAACCCAACCTCAAAACCCAACCTCAAGGAGTTCATACATAtccaaaattaaagaaaatcccaggaaaataataaataataaatcgGTATTATCCAAAGAAGAAGTGCTTTTTCTGTCAAGTTTTTGTTTGCTTCTCAAACGCTATCCCATGAATAGTCCAACAAGGGAAAGGAAGCAAAAGCAAAGCAAAGGATCATCACCCACTTCCACTTGTGCCACACACACAGGAGAGTAGTGCTTTTGAACAGAGAAAGATAAACAGCTTTTCTCAGAGGAAGagggagaggaggagagagagtgaaCTACATCCTAGAGAAGTGCATTCAGATAAGGACTTGTGCTAGACCCAGTAGTAAATAccgctctctctctcacactcaccAAATGACCTCCTTCCTGCATTTCCCAAAAAAACAGTTCGACCTTTAATGCCCCTtcaaaaatctctctctctatctctttctcCCCTACACAATTCAAACTTCTTCAACAAAATCTGACCTCTCAACCTCTTTGAAAAAAATGCCActttgactctctctctctctctctctctctctctctctctgtctttttGACTTGGGTTATCTTTTCTTTTGCATTCTCACACTTTGTGGTGCCAAAACGAAAACTGGGTTTGTGCTTAAACACTGGCATTGACTCAAAGTTGTGGCctttttaaaatataagtttCTGAAGAGTGGTTTTTGGAATTATTGGAGTTTGAAAGATTAGAGCTTTGGATTGGATGCATATGGTTATGGGGTTGCCTTTGAAGACGCTTGGTGTCTAAGGCTTTATAATGAGTTGGTGACAGTGGACCTGTTTCCTTCCAGTCTCTCTTGCTCTTTCCCTTAAGCATGAAGCCTTTTTGTTGTTTCCCTTGGTTTGGTAAGCTGTAAAAGTAGCTTCCATCTTTGTCTTTTCTCAAACTTAATTATTATTTGCCTTTGAATTCTgaactttcttttctctcttgctTTCTTGGTTGCTTtaagttttgtgacttttgCTCTAATTCTAGTTgcaattttatataaatatcatagcttttgttttgttaatgaAATTCTAGGAAGTTGGTTTTCCTCCTCTTTTGTTATAGTTTTTAATTCCAAATCTAGTTTTTAGATGCTTCATCTGTGAAATTCGATACCAATTTAATGGTTTTGTTATGCTCAAATCCTGAAAAGATGTAAAATGTTGCATTTTTTGTAATCAATGTATATCTTGTAGTAATTTCAGTATTAGTATTCTGCATTTTCGATACCTTGAAGAAACATTGTCTAGTATGTGCAAATTGGGTTCACATTCTGCTGAATTTTGTGTTTCTGTAGAGCTTGTCCTAGTACTGAATAGTGAGTATTAGAGCAGGAGGGGGCATTTTGCATTGAGTTGCAAAGTTGGGGCTTCGAAATTGCCTTTGAAAGATAACCGAAATAAATGCATGGATCGTAGGGACCCTATGGCATTGTCGGGGTCAGCCTCTTACTTTACGTCTAGAGGAATAACTGGGTCTGGAACACTGTCTGGATTACATGGATCGCCAGGCATTCATCCCTTATCTAATCCAAATATGGCATTTCAATCTAATATTGGAGGAACTAACATTGAGTCAACATTGCCGGTAGAGCCTTCTTCAGCTATTTCATACCATGGTGTCAATGTGGGTGCACCAACTGTGGCGCCACCAGGCGAATctttgaaaaggaaaagaggaaGGCCTCGAAAATATGGACCTGATGGGACTGTTTCATTGGCATTGTCTCCTGCAACATCTGCTAATCCTGGTACGGTATCATCAAGCCCAAAACGAGGTAGAGGGCGGCCACCAGGGTCTGGGAAGAAGCAACAATTAGCATCTCttggtaaattttattttctgtatTGCCATATCTTGTTGAAgaaattatttgttttatgttgtTGATTCGTTTAAGTGAAAACAAACCTCAGAAACGTTTGTTGAGTTAGAGTAGCCTAAATATTGTAATGCATCTTTTTACATTGTCACACAATCTGCTTTTAAAAGTTCATAATCTATGACTATATGGGATTAGTTGCGTtctgaaatccttgcctataacTTGAATGCTTCATGATTGTATCAGAAGTAAATATACTGACGTTCCCACTACTTTCATGTAAACTGTCACGAAACTATTGCAACATATAGCAGACATGATGATTCTAATGGCGAAACagaattttggtaattttttatgcatttggTACATACGCAAGGGCATTAAAAATGTGGAATTATACCGGCTGTTTAAACATAAATGTAGCAAAGCAGCcacatttttaataaattgattcGTATTACATAGATGGTTTAAATATATCTTCTTGCCCTGCATTGGAACTTTTTGTTATGAGAATGATGTTGCAAATGGTTGATTGTTTTGCTAGGCGGATTGCTGTCTGGTTCGGCTGGGATAGGTTTTACTCCACATATTATCAGCATTGCAGTGGGAGAAGTATGCCATATTATctcaccaaacatatatatatttattcacATATGCAtgaatcttcaattctttttcCATTAAGAGTACGGTTAGCAAGATGTGGTGTCATGGATTCTGATTAGGTCTGCAACCGAATTGAGTGGTCCTGAATCCCGAGCTTGATGAGGCCTGATTCATTAGTCGTGTGCCGGCTTAATTATGTAGATATAATACCTCTAGATTATTACGTATAAGTAATTGTGTAGATGGATAGATATTACACATAATAATTTTCTAAAGGAGTAGTATTTACCCAAATTAGCCATACTTGCGAGTCTGCCTGAGTTTGGTAGGTTCAGAGTAGCCATTTTTATGTGGTTGGCTTCAATGTAGCCTATGACAAGCAGTTTCAAAAGAGTTCTGAACTGCCAAAGTACCATGACGATCATTGCTTGTACGAAATTAATGCTAAATCTGATGGGAAAAAGTGATAAACATTAAGGTTCATCATTTTCGCTGGTGtgattgttatttttttattactacTATCAATTGAATTCTTGCATTACTCAAATGAGAGAAGTTCCGTTAGGCCTTGAATCCTTTTATCTTTTCTTGCAGGACGTTGCAACAAAAATAATGGCGTTTTCACAGCAAGGGCCAAGAGCTGTGTGCGTCTTGTCAGCTAATGGTGCCGTCTCTACTGTGACACTTCGTCAGCCCTCAACTTCTGGGGGTACAGTCACATATGAGGTATGAACACTTTATGATATGCCAATTCTTGTAAAGTTATGAGCTGTCTAGTAGATGAGTAATAAGACTTTTGATCTTTCTGAAGGTTCTAGAGTCACTAAGGTTTAAATGTTCTTGTATATTTGGAGTGAGTAATGTTTATAGCTATGAGGAATGAGATTATGCCTGAAAAGTGAAAACTGAGCCCAGTTAGTATCGACGACTTCGGAGCCATCTCATGAACGGTGGGTTGATGCTTGCCGTTTATCTGAGGCAAATGCGAAGGGCATTCTTATATATGTTAGCCATCGTAAAATTCAGCTTAGAAAATATAGGTTGCAGAAAAAATCAACATGTGTTGTGTTTGTGGTAATTTTTGTCCAGAAATTCTACAGAGACTTTTGTGTGCTAGTGTGCATAACATACACAGCGTGACACACATTTTATGCATGTTGCTCTACATATTAtccttctgttttctttttagttaaaatgtttgattgttctttcttctttgaaacttcttttttcttttttactgatAATAATAAACAGTTTCTTTTCTTGTGGATTGCGACTTCTTTAGGGACGGTTTGAGATTATATGTCTCTCAGGTTCTTACTTGCTCACTGAAATTGGTAGCTCCCGAAACCGAAGTGGCGGTCTGAGCGTCTCCCTTGCTAGTCCTGATGGTCGTGTCATTGGTGGTGGAGTAGGAGGGATGCTTATTGCAGCAACCCCTGTTCAGGTAGTAACTTGTTCATTGCTTTAGCTTTCGGTTCTTGTGTTTGCTCAGTAAATCTTTTTCATCCCTATCAATTGGTAGTTAATATTTTCAACGGGAAAAGAATTTTATGGGGTTAGTGCTGCTTTCTTTACAAGTATTGTTACTATGACCGTAAATGGTCTTCAGATAGAGTAGTGACTTCACCAGAACAGAAACATGCCAGCATAATTTTTAGCTATTACTACTGCCACAGAAAACATCACGTTGGTTGTCTGAACGATAGGAGTAGACATAAGTAGACGAGAAAATGTCTTATAGGAGTTACCATTTTTCTTCCTTCGCCTCCCTTGTTAAATTTGAGGCTGAAACACATGGTGGATGATTCCAGGTGATATTAGGTAGCTTCACATGGGGTGGTTTGAAgacaaagaacaagaaaaaggaaGCCGTAGAAGGTGTCACAGACTTGGAACATGACACAGTTGACAATTCAGTTGCACTAAACAGCATTCAACCAGATCAAAGTCTTAGCCAAGGTGCTTCATTGGCCGCATGGCAGGCATCACAGCCACTGGATATGCATAACAGTCATGTTGGCATTGATTTGATGCGAGGGTAACTATTTCGTTTACATGGCCATTGTGTGTAAATTTCAGTTTCATTGCTAGttacatttatttttctttgaagcATTGATGACGGAAAACAGAAGCCAGATGATTGTGGGCTTCGATGATTCTAACTTCATTTATCCATGATAGACATTGGGAATGTactatatttatttagtttaatcaaaatttaGTTTGAAATTGAGCATTCATGATTTCAATTTACCCATTCATAGTTTCGATTATTTCAATTCACTTTCATCTGTAGGTATAG is a window from the Pyrus communis chromosome 16, drPyrComm1.1, whole genome shotgun sequence genome containing:
- the LOC137720373 gene encoding AT-hook motif nuclear-localized protein 9-like isoform X1 — encoded protein: MDRRDPMALSGSASYFTSRGITGSGTLSGLHGSPGIHPLSNPNMAFQSNIGGTNIESTLPVEPSSAISYHGVNVGAPTVAPPGESLKRKRGRPRKYGPDGTVSLALSPATSANPGTVSSSPKRGRGRPPGSGKKQQLASLGGLLSGSAGIGFTPHIISIAVGEDVATKIMAFSQQGPRAVCVLSANGAVSTVTLRQPSTSGGTVTYEGRFEIICLSGSYLLTEIGSSRNRSGGLSVSLASPDGRVIGGGVGGMLIAATPVQVILGSFTWGGLKTKNKKKEAVEGVTDLEHDTVDNSVALNSIQPDQSLSQGASLAAWQASQPLDMHNSHVGIDLMRG
- the LOC137720373 gene encoding AT-hook motif nuclear-localized protein 9-like isoform X2 — protein: MALSGSASYFTSRGITGSGTLSGLHGSPGIHPLSNPNMAFQSNIGGTNIESTLPVEPSSAISYHGVNVGAPTVAPPGESLKRKRGRPRKYGPDGTVSLALSPATSANPGTVSSSPKRGRGRPPGSGKKQQLASLGGLLSGSAGIGFTPHIISIAVGEDVATKIMAFSQQGPRAVCVLSANGAVSTVTLRQPSTSGGTVTYEGRFEIICLSGSYLLTEIGSSRNRSGGLSVSLASPDGRVIGGGVGGMLIAATPVQVILGSFTWGGLKTKNKKKEAVEGVTDLEHDTVDNSVALNSIQPDQSLSQGASLAAWQASQPLDMHNSHVGIDLMRG